A window from Manis javanica isolate MJ-LG chromosome 10, MJ_LKY, whole genome shotgun sequence encodes these proteins:
- the GLYR1 gene encoding cytokine-like nuclear factor N-PAC isoform X7 has product MIKINKGKRFQQAVDAVEEFLRRAKGKDQTSSHNSADDKNRRNSSEERSRLSPGDEKRKLSVSEGKAKKNMGEGKKRVSSGSSERGAKSPLKRAQEQSPRKRGRPPKDEKDLTIPESSTVKGMMAGPMAAFKWQPTVSEPVKDADPHFHHFLLSQTEKPAVCYQAITKKLKVCEEETGSTSIQAADSTAVNGSITPTDKKIGFLGLGLMGSGIVSNLLKMGHTVTVWNRTAEKCDLFIQEGARLGRTPAEVVSTCDITFACVSDPKAAKDLVLGPSGVLQGIRPGKCYVDMSTVDADTVTELAQVIVSRGGRFLEAPVSGNQQLSNDGMLVILAAGDRGLYEDCSSCFQAMGKTSFFLGEVGNAAKMMLIVNMVQGSFMATIAEGLTLAQVTGQSQQTLLDILNQGQLASIFLDQKCQNILQGNFKPDFYLKYIQKDLRLAIALGDAVNHPTPMAAAANEGVASHLGATSTSLWGRPVHWRVSNLIPGLYPPYRASSTLTENVSRHHQVSPGGKITPS; this is encoded by the exons ATGATCAAGATCAACAAGGGAAAACGGTTCCAGCAGGCCGTGGATGCCGTGGAGGAGTTCCTCAGGAGAGCCAAAGGGAAAGACCAG ACGTCATCCCACAATTCTGCTGATGACAAGAATCGGCGTAATTCCAGTGAGGAGAGAAGTAGGCTGAGCCCAGGCGATGAGAAGCGCAAGCTTAGCGTGTCTGAAGGGAAGGCGAAGAAGAAcatgggagaaggaaagaagagggtgTCTTCAGGCTCTTCAGAGAGAGGCGCCAAGTCCCCTCTGAAAAGAGCCCAAGAGCAGAGTCCCCGGAAACGGGGTCGGCCCCCAAAGGATGAGaag GATCTCACCATCCCGGAGTCTAGCACTGTGAAGGGGATGATGGCTGGGCCCATGGCCGCATTTAAATGGCAGCCGACTGTGAGTGAG CCTGTTAAAGATGCAGACCCTCATTTCCATCACTTCCTGCTCAGCCAGACCGAGAAG CCGGCCGTCTGCTACCAAGCAATCACAAAGAAGTTGAAAGTCTGTGAAGAG GAGACCGGGTCCACCTCCATCCAGGCAGCAGATAGCACGGCCGTGAATGGCAGCATCACACCCACGGACAAAAA gatagGATTTTTGGGCCTTGGCCTCATGGGAAGTGGCATCGTCTCCAACTTGCTAAAAATGGGTCACACAGTGACTGTGTGGAACCGGACTGCAGAAAAA TGTGATTTGTTCATCCAGGAGGGGGCCCGCCTAGGAAGAACCCCCGCTGAAGTCGTTTCAACCTGTGACATCACTTTTGCCTGCGTGTCGGATCCAAAAGCAGCCAAGGAC ctggtgctgGGCCCCAGTGGTGTGCTGCAAGGGATCCGCCCTGGGAAGTGCTACGTGGACATGTCAACAGTGGATGCCGACACAGTCACCGAGCTGGCCCAG GTGATTGTGTCCAGGGGGGGCCGCTTTCTGGAAGCCCCGGTCTCAGGGAATCAGCAGCTGTCTAATGATGGGATGTTGGTGATCTTAGCAGCCGGAGACAGGGGCTTATATGAGGACTGCAGCAGCTGTTTCCAGGCAATGGGGAAGACCTCCTTCTTTCTAG GTGAGGTTGGCAACGCGGCCAAGATGATGCTGATCGTGAACATGGTCCAGGGGAGCTTCATGGCCACCATCGCTGAGGGGCTGACCCTGGCCCAGGTGACAGGCCAGTCCCAGCAGACTCTCTTGGACATCCTCAATCAGGGACAGCTGGCCAGCATCTTTCTGGACCAGAAGTGCCAAA ATATCCTGCAAGGAAACTTTAAGCCTGATTTCTACCTGAAATACATTCAGAAGGATCTGCGCTTGGCCATTGCGCTGGGTGATGCCGTCAACCATCCCACTcctatggcagctgcagccaatgAG GGAGTGGCTTCCCACCTGGGCGCCACCAGCACTTCTCTGTGGGGCCGTCCTGTGCATTGGAGGGTGTCTAAcctcatccctggcctctacccaccatACAGAGCCAGCAGCACTTTGACagaaaatgtctctagacatcACCAAGTGTCCCCTGGGGGCAAAATAACCCCAAGTTGA